In Colletotrichum lupini chromosome 6, complete sequence, a single window of DNA contains:
- a CDS encoding RNB domain-containing protein produces MTSLKRSFETDPFAANISSKVYVRSTRKGKVQKIVREVYLRQDIPCSSKLCRVCLQTAPRDAANNVQPFVLSDKPAGTKAFPQGHYIVPDTNALLNAMDLFEQSSAFYDVVILQTVLEELRNRSLPLYNRLVGLTKSEDKRFYVFFNDFRLETYVNRESNETVNDRNDRAVRKAVKWYADHLAQTKAKTVPAVVMLSDDQDCLRKAKTEGVAAMSLSEYVGGLEDGERLLDMIAESRNSSFSKKPAGPIYPEYFTMSKLMTGVKAGLLHQGIFNVSPYNYLEGSIHVPAFPKPLIVLGRENINRAVSGDVVVVEVLPKDQWKEPSTKIIEEEAVTRDENADGEEAQDFVSERERKALQEEVKKTHKNSTEGRPQPTAKVVGVIKRNWRQYVGHIDPSSASKSGGQGRKSDNVFLIPMDKRIPKIKLRSRQVSELLGKRLLVTIDAWDRDSRHPVGHFVRSLGELETKAAETEALLLEYDVQYRPFPKTVLDCLPKEGHDWRVPQSLEDPGWRDREDLRKLLICSIDPIGCQDIDDALHARPLPNGNFEVGVHIADVSHFVKPANAMDTEASLRGTTVYLVDKRIDMLPMLLGTDLCSLKPYVERYAFSCIWEMNANADVVGARFTKSVIQSKEAFSYEAAQLRVDDASQQDDLTNSIRTLMMLSKKLKQKRMDAGALSLSSPEVKVQMESETSDPIDVKTKQHLDTMSLVEEFMLLANVSVAAKIYEAFPQTAILRRHGAPPKTNFDELSNQLRVKKGLELRVDSSKALADSLDTCVDPVDPFFNTLVRIMATRCMMSAEYFCSGTQAYPEFRHYGLASEIYTHFTSPIRRYADLVAHRQLAAAIGYEAIHPAVRSRGRLEAVCKNINVRHRNAQLAGRASIAYYVGQALKGRVAEEEAFVMKIFSNGFVVLVPRFGIEGLIRLRDLAEPEPESTFDAENYVLTTSGSKELRVELFQKVKVKVTDEKDEMTGKRGVKMELVSKDGQNLANLKVQKRTRLPMPTHGLQNLLCEMGIERVFTQFPCFDPMFTRKQHPSISQVLEPSMTPHQDSIRRDLSRVSYTDCRDAYHSSSNPSRVHLRLNLVY; encoded by the exons ATGACGAGTCTTAAGCGTTCGTTCGAGACGGACCCTTTCGCCGCCAATATCTCGAGCAAGGTCTACGTCCGTTCGACGAGAAAGGGCAAGGTTCAGAAGATTGTGAGGGAGGTTTACCTGCGTCAAGATATCCCCTGCTCGTCAAAGCTGTGCCGGGTCTGTCTGCAGACGGCGCCCAGAGATGCAGCCAACAATG TTCAACCCTTCGTTCTCTCTGACAAGCCGGCGGGGACAAAGGCGTTCCCCCAGGGGCACTACATCGTCCCCGACACCAACGCGTTGCTGAACGCCATGGACCTCTTTGAGCAGAGCTCGGCTTTCTACGACGTTGTCATTCTGCAGACGGTGCTCGAGGAGCTGCGCAACCGCTCGCTACCCCTGTACAACCGCCTCGTCGGCCTCACAAAGAGCGAGGACAAGCGCTTCTACGTCTTCTTCAACGACTTCCGCCTCGAGACGTACGTCAACCGGGAGTCCAATGAGACGGTCAATGACCGCAACGACCGCGCCGTGCGCAAGGCGGTGAAGTGGTACGCCGACCACCTGGCGCAGACAAAGGCCAAGACGGTGCCCGCCGTCGTGATGCTTAGCGACGACCAGGACTGCCTGAGGAAGGCCAAGACCGAAGGTGTCGCAGCCATGTCACTCTCCGAGTACGTCGGCGGTCTCGAGGATGGCGAGAGGTTGCTGGACATGATTGCCGAGTCGCGGAACTCGAGCTTTTCCAAGAAACCCGCCGGCCCGATCTACCCGGAATACTTCACCATGTCGAAGCTGATGACCGGCGTCAAGGCCGGTCTTCTTCACCAGGGCATCTTCAATGTCTCGCCGTACAACTACCTGGAGGGTTCCATTCACGTACCCGCATTCCCCAAGCCTCTCATCGTCCTCGGCAGAGAGAACATCAACCGGGCCGTAAGCGGGGATGTAGTCGTGGTTGAGGTTCTGCCAAAGGACCAGTGGAAGGAGCCGTCGACCAAGATCATCGAGGAAGAGGCGGTCACGCGCGACGAGAACGCCGACGGGGAGGAAGCGCAGGACTTTGTCTCGGAAAGGGAGCGCAAGGCACTGCAGGAGGAGGTGAAGAAGACGCATAAGAACAGCACCGAAGGCCGGCCGCAACCGACGGCAAAGGTCGTCGGCGTCATCAAGCGTAACTGGCGGCAGTATGTCGGACATATTGACCCTTCGTCTGCGAGCAAGAGCGGCGGCCAGGGCCGCAAGTCGGACAACGTTTTCCTCATCCCCATGGACAAGCGCATTCCCAAGATCAAGCTGCGCTCGAGACAGGTTTCCGAGCTTCTCGGCAAGCGCTTGTTGGTCACGATTGACGCCTGGGACCGCGATTCCCGGCACCCCGTGGGCCACTTTGTGCGTTCGCTTGGTGAGCTCGAGACCAAGGCCGCGGAGACGGAGGCCCTCCTGCTGGAGTACGACGTGCAATACCGTCCCTTCCCCAAGACGGTGCTCGACTGTCTGCCAAAGGAGGGCCACGACTGGAGAGTACCACAGAGCCTGGAAGATCCCGGCTGGAGGGACAGAGAGGATCTCCGCAAGCTCCTCATCTGCAGTATCGACCCCATCGGCTGCCAGGATATCGACGACGCTCTCCACGCAAGGCCTCTCCCCAACGGAAACTTTGAGGTTGGTGTCCACATCGCCGACGTCTCCCACTTTGTCAAGCCCGCCAATGCCATGGACACGGAGGCCAGCTTGCGAGGCACCACCGTGTACCTAGTCGACAAGAGAATCGACATGTTGCCGATGCTTCTCGGTACCGACCTGTGCTCGCTGAAGCCCTACGTCGAGCGTTACGCCTTCTCCTGTATCTGGGAGATGAATGCCAACGCAGACGTCGTCGGCGCCCGCTTCACCAAATCCGTCATCCAGTCCAAGGAGGCATTCAGCTACGAGGCGGCCCAGCTGCGCGTCGACGACGCCTCGCAGCAGGACGACCTCACCAACAGCATCCGAACGCTCATGATGCTGTCCAAGAAGCTGAAGCAGAAGCGCATGGACGCCGGCGCCCTCAGCCTGTCCTCCCCCGAGGTCAAGGTGCAGATGGAGTCGGAGACGTCGGATCCCATCGACGTCAAGACGAAGCAGCACCTCGACACAATGTCCCTCGTCGAGGAGTTCATGCTTCTCGCCAACGTCAGCGTCGCCGCCAAAATCTACGAGGCGTTTCCCCAGACCGCCATCCTCCGCCGCCACGGCGCCCCGCCAAAGACAAACTTTGACGAGCTCTCGAACCAGCTGCGCGTCAAAAAGGGCCTCGAGCTCCGCGTCGACTCGAGCAAGGCGCTCGCCGACTCCCTCGACACCTGCGTCGACCCCGTCGACCCCTTCTTCAACACCCTGGTCCGCATCATGGCCACCCGCTGCATGATGTCCGCCGAGTACTTTTGCTCGGGCACCCAGGCCTACCCGGAATTCCGCCACTACGGTCTCGCCTCGGAAATCTACACGCACTTCACCTCCCCCATCCGCCGGTACGCCGACCTCGTCGCCCACCGCCAGCTCGCCGCCGCCATCGGCTACGAGGCCATCCACCCGGCCGTCCGCAGCCGCGGCCGCCTCGAGGCCGTCTGCAAGAACATCAACGTCCGCCACCGCAACGCCCAGCTCGCCGGCCGCGCCAGCATCGCCTACTACGTCGGCCAGGCCCTCAAGGGCCGCGtcgccgaggaggaggccTTTGTCATGAAGATCTTCAGCAACGGTTTCGTCGTGTTGGTCCCGCGCTTCGGTATCGAGGGCCTGATTCGGCTGCGGGACCTCGCGGAGCCCGAGCCCGAGAGCACCTTTGACGCGGAGAATTATGTGCTTACCACGAGCGGGAGCAAGGAGCTGCGGGTGGAGCTGTTCCAAAAGGTCAAGGTCAAGGTTACGGATGAGAAGGATGAGATGACGGGTAAGAGAGGTGTCAAGATGGAGCTTGTTAGC AAAGATGGCCAAAATTTAGCCAACCTAAAAGTTCAGAAACGAACGCGTTTACCTATGCCTACTCACGGTTTGCAAAATCTGTTATGTGAAATGGGAATAGAACGTGTCTTTACGCAGTTCCCATGCTTCGATCCTATGTTTACAAGGAAGCAGCACCCTTCAATATCACAAGTTTTGGAGCCCAGCATGACACCGCACCAAGATAGTATCAGACGTGACCTATCTAGAGTATCGTACACAGACTGTAGGGACGCATATCATTCATCATCAAACCCATCCCGCGTCCATCTTCGCCTCAACCTCGTATACTAG
- a CDS encoding haloacid dehalogenase-like hydrolase: MSYTAPPQRFTFDGFLFDMDGTIIDSTEAVVKHWHTVGNEIGVAPEVILETSHGRRSIDILKILAPEKANWEYTREMEGRLPKLYGGDAVEIPGARALLDALIAKSAPWAIVTSGTEPLVGGWLDALKLPQPQHLVTAESVENGKPDPTCYRIGRAKLGLGDASKQVLVLEDSPAGIRAGKEAGCKVLGLVTSHTVEQVVDAEPDWIVRDLGSVKVVESRDGVVTLEFTDALVSKP; this comes from the exons ATGTCGTACACGGCCCCTCCACAACGCTTCACCTTTGATGGCTTCCTCTTCGACATGGACGGCACCATCATCGACTCAACAGAGGCCGTCGTGAAGCACTGGCACAC CGTCGGCAACGAAATAGGAGTCGCGCCCGAAGTCATCCTCGAGACCTCGCACGGCCGTCGTAGCATCGACATCTTGAAGATTCTGGCCCCTGAAAAAGCAAATTGGGAGT ACACGCGTGAGATGGAAGGCCGCCTCCCGAAACTCTACGGGGGAGACGCCGTCGAGATCCCTGGGGCAAGGGCACTCCTCGACGCCCTCATCGCGAAGTCGGCTCCCTGGGCCATCGTCACCTCGGGGACTGAACCCCTTGTGGGCGGGTGGCTCGACGCGCTCAAGCTGCCGCAGCCTCAACACCTCGTCACCGCCGAGTCCGTCGAGAACGGTAAGCCGGACCCGACCTGCTACCGCATTGGCCGCGCGAAGCTGGGCCTGGGAGACGCTTCCAAGCAGGTGCTCGTCCTCGAGGATAGCCCCGCCGGCATCAGGGCCGGTAAGGAGGCTGGGTGTAAGGTGCTGGGCCTCGTCACGAGCCACACCGTTGAGCAGGTCGTGGACGCGGAACCCGATTGGATCGTCAGAGACCTCGGTTCTGTCAAGGTCGTGGAGAGTCGCGACGGTGTCGTCACGCTGGAGTTTACCGACGCCCTCGTTTCGAAGCCTTAG
- a CDS encoding homeobox domain-containing protein, with amino-acid sequence MPIPVTTLVLHSLCTHSLANFVTSAAMAFYPNYQTASAYDYGFSTPFPGAPLYQSDYMEMLRQQQAMMSRGLFPAAGGKATESKPRLAKDEVDKLEREFQKNNKPNSSLKKQLAEEMRVDIARINNWFQNRRAKAKQEKRTQENEARRKSEQATETSTSSETIKESFHDHDDDLRPSAAPFPPVHVSTDASSVSEASPSEGTQTPEPTFEQPQVVTQEPDSEYASPDSSNSFQHQDINIGYSLGPDQFYSGQTPCDFSAPMPSEVIQQTPNHLTLSIPSQYLTTQLPESTSASSFSSYHLSASDMDESFASFPHGLTTGMTSPIPINVKQEQMQSEDLDKFDQFSPQSMSRSPPEISTPDFRFKSGSTIDIASRRNSKRPAALVSCVRSQSYNFSGPKTGIEMPRRIEAPSPMRRVASATGNFPRGIQKPAGSGPRSPMYFDRAQENLLLQMASRSPISRSPAAPPTPNTPIVPSQQALRETTVSSMSSAEDDKSYSMQNSLTVPQYAMDPTMRTPPDTPGMMTTMPNSLFPAFDYNVSDEPLSTPSFGSFDQDFPNMSSSVPSYVAHGCASQPVTPSFPPNNMGPAFYSSYGGGNTEYNWSDASSVSVKPSPEQSRSRQFQFTNMTAQDFHGE; translated from the exons ATGCCTATCCCCGTTACTACACTGGTTCTACACTCGCTCTGCACACATTC CTTGGCCAACTTTGTCACATCAGCAGCTATGGCGTTCTACCCAAACTACCAGACTGCGTCAGCATACGATTATGGCTTCAGCACTCCTTTCCCCGGAGCCCCTCTCTATCAGAGTGACTACATGGAAATGCTTCGACAGCAACAGGCAATGATGAGCCGGGGCCTGTTCCCAGCAGCCGGAGGAAAGGCCACCGAATCCAAGCCGAGACTTGCCAAGGATGAGGTCGACAAGCTTGAAAGGGAATTCCAGAAGAACAACAAGCCCAACAGCAGCTTGAAGAAGCAGCTTGCCGAAGAGATGAGGGTGGACATTGCGAGGATTAAT AACTGGTTCCAGAATCGGCGAGCAAAGGCGAAGCAGGAGAAGAGGACACAGGAAAATGAGGCTCGCCGCAAGTCTGAGCAGGCTACCGAGACGTCCACAAGCTCCGAGACTATCAAGGAGTCCTTCCACGACCACGACGACGATCTTCGCCCGTCCGCTGCTCCATTCCCACCCGTTCACGTATCAACCGACGCGTCGTCTGTTAGCGAAGCATCACCCTCGGAGGGCACTCAGACCCCGGAGCCCACATTTGAGCAGCCGCAGGTCGTTACGCAAGAGCCGGATTCAGAATACGCCTCGCCCGACTCATCCAACTCTTTCCAGCACCAGGATATCAACATCGGCTACTCCCTTGGCCCCGATCAATTCTACTCTGGCCAAACACCCTGCGATTTCTCGGCACCTATGCCTTCAGAGGTCATCCAACAAACACCCAACCATTTGACTCTTTCGATTCCCAGCCAGTACTTGACGACACAGCTTCCAGAGTCAACTAGTGCCTCTTCGTTCTCGTCTTACCACCTGAGCGCAAGCGACATGGACGAGTCTTTCGCTTCTTTCCCGCACGGCCTGACTACCGGCATGACTAGCCCCATTCCGATCAATGTCAAGCAGGAGCAAATGCAAAGCGAGGATCTCGACAAATTTGATCAGTTCTCTCCCCAGTCAATGTCTCGCTCCCCTCCCGAAATCTCCACACCAGACTTCCGATTCAAGTCTGGCTCGACCATCGACATTGCCAGCAGAAGAAACTCCAAGAGGCCCGCTGCGCTCGTCAGCTGCGTGCGCAGCCAGTCATACAACTTCTCCGGTCCGAAGACCGGCATCGAGATGCCCAGGCGCATTGAGGCACCTAGTCCGATGCGCCGCGTTGCATCTGCGACAGGAAACTTTCCGAGGGGAATTCAGAAGCCGGCCGGTTCAGGCCCGAGATCGCCAATGTACTTTGACCGTGCTCAGGAGAACCTCCTCTTGCAGATGGCCTCAAGGTCACCGATATCGCGAAGCCCAGCAGCGCCACCAACCCCAAACACACCAATTGTCCCTAGCCAACAAGCTTTGCGTGAGACCACCGTCTCATCCATGTCCTCGGCCGAGGATGACAAGAGCTACAGCATGCAAAACAGCCTGACAGTACCGCAATATGCCATGGACCCTACCATGAGGACCCCGCCGGATACCCCCGGCATGATGACGACGATGCCGAACTCTCTATTTCCCGCGTTCGACTACAACGTCTCCGATGAGCCGCTGTCGACACCAAGCTTCGGCAGCTTTGATCAGGACTTCCCCAACATGTCGTCGAGCGTACCGAGCTATGTCGCACACGGTTGCGCAAGCCAGCCAGTCACACCTTCATTCCCTCCCAACAACATGGGACCGGCGTTCTACTCATCGTACGGCGGTGGCAACACCGAGTACAACTGGTCGGATGCCTCATCCGTCTCAGTCAAGCCGTCACCCGAGCAATCACGGTCAAGACAGTTTCAGTTCACCAACATGACTGCACAAGATTTCCACGGGGAATGA
- a CDS encoding carboxylesterase, whose translation MSFDMKRLRYKEGSKAPDSRSPLLPTPRPQPDRYQLLKRMAFFVYFLATVLYLSAPVWSAAIRGRDNGPVITVKNGSYTGIHSAEYGQDFFLGMPYAKTPERFRIAQGLDSAWNGTHTVTEYPKHCVGYGSDMIGYESSEDCLYLNVVRPAGIAADAQLPVAVWIHGGGLYMGGSADRRYNLSFIVENSVKQGTPLVAVSLNYRLSVFGFPGGKEALDAGATNLGFRDQRLALHWVNENIASFGGAADKVVIFGESSGAESVAGQVLAYNGRDDGLFRGAAAQSGFGGLIPRMVGGFNSTAYQTNYDLFVGNISSCASTVGTQESIECLRTAPLDEFNAVLNATTSSFSFIPMKDGDFLADFATSQLERGDFVKVPILIGSNSDEGSAFGQGRGPNGGPINTDEDMAFAVRSIMAPNVEETTGQSIEELVDEALALYPDDQAVGIPSLETWPHIIQPGEEIAVARGLQQRRGGAFFGDMFFGFLRRRANIIWSQNGVPSYAYRFDVTVNGVPEYIGATHFQEVAFVFNNLNGLGYDVNPFGGNSTSYTEKATALSKTMSAAWVNFFVSLDPNGAPDLGEWPAYSTEGGASGSDVVFGLNGTVLETDDWRAEGMSWMIKHGLDIFGN comes from the exons ATGTCCTTCGACATGAAGAGGTTGCGGTATAAAGAGGGTTCTAAGGCCCCTGATAGCCGATCTCCCCTTTTACCGACACCCAGGCCACAACCGGATCGATATCAGCTGCTGAAGAGAATGGCTTTCTTTGTGTACTTCCTAGCTACGGTCCTGTACCTATCCGCGCCGGTATGGTCCGCCGCTATCCGTGGTAGAGACAACGGTCCCGTTATCACTGTAAAGAATGGCTCTTACACTGGCATTCACAGCGCAGAGTATGGCCAGGACTTCTTCCTTGGAATGCCATACGCCAAG ACTCCTGAACGATTCCGTATCGCCCAAGGCCTAGACTCAGCATGGAACGGCACGCATACAGTCACCGAGTACCCAAAGCATTGCGTTGGTTATGGCTCCGACATGATTGGCTATGAGTCTTCGGAAGACTGCCTGTATCTCAATGTTGTTCGCCCAGCCGGTATCGCTGCTGACGCGCAGCTTCCCGTAGCTGTGTGGATCCACGGAGGCGGCCTG TACATGGGCGGATCAGCAGACAGGCGATACAACCTCTCTTTCATCGTCGAGAATAGTGTCAAGCAGGGTACTCCCCTCGTTGCGGTTAGCTTAAACTATCGGCTATCCGTCTTTGGCTTTCCCGGTGGCAAGGAGGCCCTTGACGCTGGCGCGACCAACTTGGGTTTCAGAGATCAGCGCCTGGCTCTGCATTGGGTCAACGAAAACATTGCCAGCTTTGGCGGCGCCGCCGACAAGGTTGTCATATTTGGTGAAAGCTCAGGTGCTGAGAGTGTCGCTGGGCAAGTGCTGGCCTACAACG GACGTGACGACGGCCTCTTCAGAGGCGCGGCTGCCCAGTCCGGCTTCGGAGGGCTCATCCCCCGCATGGTCGGCGGCTTCAACTCCACTGCCTACCAGACCAACTACGACCTCTTTGTCGGCAACATCTCCTCTTGCGCTTCCACTGTCGGCACTCAGGAGTCGATAGAGTGCCTGCGCACAGCACCTCTGGACGAGTTCAATGCCGTGCTGAACGCAACCACGTCATCCTTCAGCTTCATACCCATGAAGGATGGCGACTTCCTTGCAGACTTTGCGACGTCGCAGCTCGAACGCGGAGACTTTGTAAAGGTCCCCATTCTGATCGGATCCAACTCGGATGAAGGCTCTGCATTCGGCCAGGGGAGGGGCCCGAACGGTGGACCGATCAACACTGATGAGGACATGGCGTTTGCCGTACGCAGCATCATGGCTCCCAATGTCGAGGAGACCACGGGCCAAAGTATCGAGGAGCTTGTTGATGAGGCGTTGGCTCTATACCCCGATGACCAGGCCGTCGGCATCCCGAGCTTGGAAACATGGCCACACATCATTCAGCCCGGCGAGGAGATTGCCGTAGCTCGGGGTCTGCAGCAAAGACGCGGCGGGGCTTTCTTCGGAGACAT GTTCTTCGGCTTCCTCCGCCGCAGGGCCAACATCATATGGTCCCAGAACGGCGTGCCGTCTTACGCATATCGCTTCGACGTTACCGTGAATGGAGTTCCAGAGTACATTGGCGCGACTCACTTCCAGGAG GTCGCATTCGTATTCAACAACCTCAACGGCCTTGGCTACGACGTAAACCCTTTTGGAGGCAACAGCACAAGCTACACTGAGAAGGCCACCGCGCTGTCAAAGACCATGTCCGCAGCGTGGGTCAACTTTTTCGTCTCTCTTGATCCCAATGGCGCTCCGGATCTGGGCGAGTGGCCTGCCTACTCAACGGAAGGCGGTGCATCTGGTAGCGACGTGGTGTTTGGTCTCAACGGCACTGTGTTGGAAACGGACGACTGGCGGGCGGAAGGTATGAGTTGGATGATTAAGCACGGGCTCGACATCTTTGGGAATTGA